Proteins encoded in a region of the Elaeis guineensis isolate ETL-2024a chromosome 7, EG11, whole genome shotgun sequence genome:
- the LOC105047970 gene encoding ent-kaurene oxidase 2 — protein sequence MDAVLVSLRNTSTGVLTSLALGLLTAAVVVGKLLIGGRRLLKRPPAVPGLPLIGNLHQLKEKKPHRTFAKWAETYGPIYSIRTGTSTVAVLNSTEVAKEAMVTRFSSISTRKLSNALMLLTSNKSMVATCDYGEFHKMVKRYILASVLGANAQKRHRGLRETMIDNIVNILHLEIKDNPQSAVELRGPFKTELFRLALTEALGKDVESIYVEELGQEMTKQEIFDVLVVDPMMGAIEVDWRDFFPYLRWVPNRSMEMKIQRMVTRKRAVTTALINEQKKRIALGEARHCYLDFLLSENTLSEEQLTTLIWEAIIEGSDTTLVTTEWAMYELAKNPKCQDRLYHEIQEVCGSEMVTEEHLPQLPYLNAVFHETLRRYSPVPVIPLRYAHEDTQLGGYDIPAGMQIAINLYACNMNKKDWDEPEEWKPDRFLGSNFEPMDLHKTMAFGAGKRVCAGTLQAILVSCTAIGRFIQEFEWRLKEGEEDNIDTVQLTTHKLHPMHAYITPRAMTRSGLQSS from the exons ATGGATGCTGTTCTAGTGTCCCTGCGGAACACTTCCACTGGGGTTCTTACGTCCCTCGCTCTCGGCCTCCTCACCGCGGCCGTCGTCGTCGGCAAGCTTCTTATCGGTGGGAGACGGCTCTTAAAGCGTCCCCCAG CTGTCCCTGGGCTACCTTTGATTGGGAATCTGCATCAGCTCAAGGAGAAGAAACCGCACCGGACCTTCGCAAAATGGGCCGAAACTTATGGCCCTATCTACTCCATTAGAACAGGAACTTCTACTGTGGCGGTCCTCAATTCAACTGAAGTTGCTAAAGAG GCAATGGTGACTAGATTCAGCTCTATCTCGACTCGAAAGCTTTCAAATGCGCTGATGTTGCTCACATCCAACAAATCTATGGTCGCCACATGTGATTATGGCGAGTTCCATAAAATGGTGAAGCGCTATATCCTTGCAAGTGTTTTGGGAGCAAACGCTCAG AAGAGACATCGTGGCCTCAGGGAGACCATGATAGATAACATCGTAAATATCCTGCATCTGGAGATAAAGGACAATCCTCAAAGTGCGGTGGAACTCAGGGGGCCGTTTAAGACTGAGCTTTTCCGCTTAGCCTTGACAGAG GCTCTGGGAAAGGATGTCGAATCTATTTATGTGGAGGAGCTGGGGCAGGAGATGACGAAACAAGAAATTTTTGATGTCTTAGTCGTCGATCCTATGATGGGTGCAATAGAGGTAGACTGGAGGGATTTCTTCCCGTATCTAAGGTGGGTACCTAATAGGAGCATGGAAATGAAGATTCAGAGAATGGTGACTCGCAAGAGAGCAGTCACAACGGCCTTGATCAATGAACAGAAGAAACGCATTGCACTTGGAGAG GCAAGACACTGCTATCTGGACTTTCTACTCTCTGAAAACACACTGTCAGAGGAGCAACTCACCACATTGATTTGGGAAGCAATAATTGAGGGCTCCGACACAACTTTGGTCACAACAGAATGGGCCATGTACGAACTCGCTAAGAATCCAAAGTGTCAG GATCGCCTTTATCATGAAATCCAAGAAGTATGTGGGTCCGAAATGGTTACTGAGGAACACTTGCCACAGCTACCATACTTGAATGCTGTTTTCCATGAAACTCTAAGGAGGTATTCTCCTGTTCCTGTTATTCCCCTTAGATATGCCCATGAAGACACCCAACTAGGTGGCTATGACATTCCGGCTGGGATGCAG ATAGCCATCAATCTTTATGCATGTAATATGAACAAAAAGGACTGGGATGAACCTGAAGAATGGAAGCCCGACAGATTTCTAGGGAGCAATTTTGAACCAATGGACCTGCACAAGACGATGGCTTTTGGAGCAGGAAAAAGAGTATGTGCTGGAACTTTGCAGGCGATACTAGTTTCTTGTACAGCCATTGGTCGATTCATACAAGAGTTCGAGTGGAGACtgaaagaaggagaggaagataaCATCGATACTGTTCAACTCACTACCCACAAACTTCAtcccatgcatgcatacataaccCCAAGAGCAATGACTCGTTCAGGACTGCAGTCATCCTAA